The following proteins are encoded in a genomic region of Terriglobales bacterium:
- a CDS encoding tetratricopeptide repeat protein encodes MSMLENDLRNCGDPASVSSTRKDGLLFVLALTTLIAGTLLLYEPVIHHGFINYDDGVYVSGNPRVLAGLSWKNVMWAFTTTYFSNWHPLTWLSYMLIGQFSKADPAGYHFANLILHTVNAALLFLVLCRGTSSLWRSFMVAAMFAVHPLNVESVAWISEQKNLLSTMFWLLSILAYGWYVLNPNWKRYLTVAGLFVLGLMAKPMVVTLPFVFLLLDYWPLQRMRFGFGQSRDTNPQSKDFFALLLEKVPLMMLSVASAVITVIAQKSGGAVKSATAYPFTVRLENALLAYAGYIYKTFWPSKLAIFYPHPGSTFAAWKIALAAALLMLTAWVVLRFKQQRYLRVGWFFYLGTLVPVIGLVQIGNQAMADRYAYIPLIGLFLMIVWSISEWVPATQVSKYLLRGACFGVLLALSWSTRIQLGCWQDNIALFSHALEVTSNNATAHVCLGSALAEKGRLDEAAYHFYSALVIKPNDEMAHFNLAAYRVYQGDREGALKEFQLALLYTQSNIAAANAHVQMAAIYSQMGDMEKSKAHYREAIQLDGMQYRAYLNLGVHLYLEGDLNGAISNLSHSLEIVPTSAAYFYLGQALERENRLVEALTAYRQALQISSDSTEIQNRIDAISRKQTTTPQERNPSIPY; translated from the coding sequence ATGAGCATGCTCGAAAACGACTTACGTAACTGCGGTGACCCGGCCTCTGTTTCTTCTACCCGGAAAGATGGTTTGCTTTTTGTCCTGGCCCTCACAACCCTCATCGCAGGAACTTTACTTCTCTACGAACCTGTTATCCATCATGGTTTCATTAACTACGACGACGGCGTGTATGTCAGCGGCAATCCCCGCGTGCTTGCCGGTCTAAGCTGGAAGAATGTCATGTGGGCATTCACCACCACGTATTTCTCAAACTGGCATCCCTTGACGTGGCTATCTTATATGTTGATTGGCCAGTTCTCGAAAGCTGACCCGGCGGGATATCACTTTGCGAACCTCATCTTGCATACGGTAAATGCAGCGCTCTTATTTCTTGTGCTTTGTCGGGGTACAAGTTCTCTGTGGCGTAGCTTCATGGTTGCCGCTATGTTTGCCGTTCATCCGCTCAACGTCGAATCTGTAGCGTGGATCTCGGAGCAAAAGAATCTGTTAAGCACGATGTTCTGGCTGTTATCCATCTTGGCGTATGGTTGGTACGTGTTGAACCCCAATTGGAAACGTTACCTAACGGTAGCTGGACTATTTGTCCTGGGGTTGATGGCAAAGCCTATGGTTGTGACCCTGCCATTTGTCTTCCTGCTGTTGGACTACTGGCCGCTACAACGGATGAGATTTGGATTTGGTCAGAGCAGAGACACAAACCCTCAATCGAAGGATTTCTTTGCGCTCCTTCTTGAAAAAGTTCCCTTGATGATGCTGTCTGTTGCAAGTGCAGTCATCACTGTAATCGCCCAGAAATCTGGCGGGGCAGTAAAATCTGCTACTGCCTATCCATTTACAGTTCGTCTCGAAAATGCACTGCTTGCTTATGCCGGCTATATTTATAAGACATTTTGGCCTTCCAAATTGGCTATTTTTTATCCGCATCCAGGCAGCACTTTTGCTGCCTGGAAGATTGCGCTTGCTGCCGCCCTGCTGATGTTAACCGCCTGGGTAGTATTACGGTTTAAGCAGCAGCGTTACCTGCGGGTGGGATGGTTTTTCTATTTAGGGACACTCGTCCCCGTCATAGGGCTAGTTCAAATTGGCAACCAGGCAATGGCAGACCGCTACGCCTATATCCCATTGATTGGGCTTTTTCTGATGATCGTTTGGAGTATCTCGGAGTGGGTACCAGCCACTCAAGTCTCAAAGTATCTCTTAAGAGGAGCCTGCTTCGGGGTACTACTTGCTTTATCGTGGAGTACGCGTATTCAGCTTGGCTGCTGGCAGGATAACATTGCATTGTTTTCTCACGCGCTTGAGGTGACGTCCAATAATGCTACAGCCCACGTTTGTTTGGGGTCAGCTTTAGCGGAAAAAGGCAGACTGGATGAGGCGGCGTATCATTTCTACTCCGCTTTAGTGATCAAACCAAATGACGAAATGGCCCATTTTAATCTTGCAGCATACCGTGTCTATCAAGGAGACCGTGAAGGAGCCCTCAAGGAATTTCAGCTAGCGCTGCTCTACACGCAAAGCAACATTGCGGCAGCCAATGCGCATGTTCAAATGGCAGCTATCTATTCACAAATGGGCGACATGGAAAAATCCAAGGCACACTATCGGGAAGCCATACAACTCGATGGCATGCAATACAGGGCATATTTGAATTTAGGCGTACATTTGTATCTGGAAGGCGATCTAAACGGAGCAATTTCCAATCTTTCCCACTCATTGGAGATTGTTCCCACCAGTGCAGCCTATTTCTATCTGGGACAAGCCTTGGAACGGGAGAACCGGTTGGTGGAGGCGCTCACCGCATATCGTCAAGCTTTGCAGATTTCATCGGATTCCACCGAAATCCAGAACCGCATCGATGCGATATCGAGAAAGCAGACGACTACACCACAAGAAAGGAATCCATCAATACCATATTGA